The following are from one region of the Camarhynchus parvulus chromosome 3, STF_HiC, whole genome shotgun sequence genome:
- the ASRGL1 gene encoding isoaspartyl peptidase/L-asparaginase: MKPVIVVHGGAGRIFREREEGCRAGVVRAAVRGYALLKQGGSAVDAVEEAVRSMEDDPHFNAGCGSVLNEKGEVEMDAIIMDGKNLDSGAVSAVKCIANPIKLARLVMEKTKHMLLTDHGAHLFAQAMGIPEIPGEKLITERSRERWKKNLEPDSNPEEFQKDLGTVGAVAIDSEGNVACATSTGGLSNKMIGRVGDTACIGSGGYADNHSGATSTTGHGESIMKVVLARLILYHMEQGMSPEVAADTALDYMKTRVGGLGGVIVVNKAGEWAARFSTKQMSWATVKDDNLHYGIYAGEKHIQSVDEALASERAGF, translated from the exons ATGAAGCCTGTCATCGTGGTGCATGGTGGAGCTGGCCGGATCTTCAGAGAGCGAGAAGAGGGATGCCGTGCTGGTGttgtcagagctgctgtgcgAGGTTACGCTCTCCTGAAGCAGGGAGGCAGTGCCGTGGATGCAGTTGAGGAGGCAGTACGGTCAATGGAAGATGATCCTCATTTTAATGCAG GTTGTGGATCTGTTCTAAATGAAAAAGGTGAAGTAGAAATGGATGCCATTATCATGGATGGAAAAAATTTAGACTCTGGAGCAGTGTCTGCAGTTAAGTGCATAGCAAACCCAATAAAACTTGCTCGACTTGTTATGGAAAAG ACAAAGCACATGCTGCTGACTGACCATGGTGCACACCTGTTTGCTCAGGCCATGGGTATTCCTGAAATTCCAGGGGAGAAACTCATAACTGAGAGATCTCGGGAGAGATGGAAGAAGAACCTTGAGCCAGATTCCAACCCTGAAGAGTTTCAGAA AGACCTTGGAACAGTCGGTGCTGTTGCTATAGACAGTGAAGGCAATGTGGCTTGTGCAACATCCACGGGAGGACTCTCTAATAAAATGATAGGCCGTGTTGGTGACACAGCATGCATAG gAAGTGGAGGTTATGCTGACAACCATTCTGGTGCCACTTCAACCACAGGACATGGGGAGAGCATTATGAAAGTGGTCTTAGCCCGACTGATTCTCTATCACATGGAGCAAG gaatgTCACCAGAGGTAGCAGCAGACACTGCGTTAGACTACATGAAGACACGagttgggggtttgggaggtgTCATTGTTGTCAACAAGGCAGGAGAGTGGGCAGCAAGGTTCTCCACCAAGCAAATGTCCTGGGCTACTGTAAAGGATGACAACTTGCATTATGGGATTTATGCTGGGGAGAAGCATATACAGTCTGTTGATGAAGCTCTTGCATCTGAAAGGGCGGGATTCTAA